In the Magnolia sinica isolate HGM2019 chromosome 15, MsV1, whole genome shotgun sequence genome, one interval contains:
- the LOC131227606 gene encoding protein ABIL1-like: MLENPAMTYDEVSMERSKSFINALQELKNMRPQLYSAAEYCEKSYLDSEQKQMVLDNLKDYAVRALVNAVDHLGTVAYKLNDLFEQEVSDVSTVGLKISYLNQQLLTCQTYTDKEGLRQQKLVTIIPRHHKHYILPNSVNKKVQFNPQPPTDLRQKHIQAKLRPHPSETPASKTLSWNLASETKSASNGTLQASQGKGDHGASGPTSEVFYLLESVEAISSTPALNHRHPASGGPASSAILRTLGATRMDTSEGTKALLAFRSFDTSGRRDVSRPPVHSKSMLSAFFAKNKSAKPKSSIS; the protein is encoded by the coding sequence atgcTGGAAAATCCGGCCATGACCTACGATGAGGTCTCCATGGAAAGAAGCAAGAGCTTCATTAATGCCTTGCAGGAACTGAAGAACATGAGGCCTCAGCTTTACTCCGCTGCGGAGTATTGTGAAAAGTCTTATCTTGATAGTGAGCAGAAACAGATGGTACTGGATAACCTGAAAGATTATGCAGTAAGAGCTCTCGTTAATGCTGTTGATCATCTTGGCACTGTTGCTTACAAATTAAATGACTTGTTTGAGCAAGAAGTATCAGATGTCTCTACTGTGGGGCTAAAGATTTCATATCTCAATCAGCAACTTCTTACTTGCCAAACTTACACGGATAAAGAAGGTCTCAGGCAGCAGAAACTGGTGACAATCATCCCAAGGCACCACAAGCATTACATTTTACCAAATTCTGTCAACAAAAAGGTGCAGTTTAATCCACAGCCACCGACTGACTTGAGGCAAAAGCACATACAAGCAAAACTACGCCCTCATCCTTCAGAAACTCCTGCATCAAAAACCCTTTCCTGGAATTTAGCCTCAGAAACAAAGTCTGCCTCGAATGGCACCCTGCAGGCATCTCAAGGCAAGGGAGACCATGGAGCTTCTGGACCAACTTCTGAAGTCTTCTATCTGCTGGAATCTGTTGAGGCTATTTCATCCACACCTGCATTAAATCATCGTCATCCAGCTAGTGGAGGTCCTGCGTCCAGTGCAATTCTGCGTACATTGGGTGCCACACGGATGGACACATCAGAGGGCACTAAGGCATTGCTGGCCTTCAGATCCTTTGACACTTCAGGTCGGCGTGATGTCTCCCGTCCGCCTGTTCACAGCAAGAGCATGTTGTCGGCTTTCTTTGCCAAAAACAAATCAGCAAAGCCGAAGAGCTCTATCTCTTGA
- the LOC131228059 gene encoding RING-H2 finger protein ATL80-like gives MEIPSLSISQLLFPLLLLFLSILVFFPKFTHRSASFIFHLLSRTHFTWRSDSPFHGPQSQPSDHEIPAVVDQIVPTSAEELNVVHFRGGRPESDEQEECVVCLSKIEEGEEIRELRCEHLFHRACLDQWIGSRHGTCPICRGSLPLKIVEKMGGSNEDDVEDLMSQYSSFLGSSLHTVYNSLPRQQP, from the coding sequence ATGGAAATCCCATCACTCTCAATTTCCCAACTTCTCTTTCCCTTACTCCTCCTTTTCCTCAGCATTTTGGTCTTCTTCCCAAAATTCACCCATCGATCTGCATCGTTCATTTTCCATCTCCTCTCAAGGACCCACTTCACATGGCGATCTGATTCGCCGTTTCATGGGCCCCAGTCCCAACCATCTGACCATGAGATACCTGCGGTCGTTGACCAGATTGTGCCTACATCTGCTGAAGAACTCAACGTGGTCCACTTCAGGGGCGGTCGACCGGAGTCTGATGAACAAGAAGAGTGTGTTGTATGTCTAAGTaagattgaagaaggagaagagattaGAGAGCTGAGATGTGAGCATCTCTTCCATCGAGCTTGcttggatcaatggattggatctcgtcaTGGGACGTGTCCCATTTGCCGTGGGTCCCTCCCTTTGAAAATTGTGGAGAAGATGGGTGGCAGCAACGAAGACGACGTTGAAGATCTCATGTCTCAGTATTCTTCCTTTCTTGGTTCCAGTCTTCATACTGTATATAACTCATTGCCGCGACAGCAGCCTTAG